In Nicotiana tabacum cultivar K326 chromosome 21, ASM71507v2, whole genome shotgun sequence, one DNA window encodes the following:
- the LOC107775718 gene encoding putative GPI-anchored protein At1g61900 isoform X3 has translation MICFQDSSCSAGSLIKDIKEDELLPEISPNAAPQPLLPLFAPSPLAPFTNSTLPKLSGLCTLNFDAVKSMMAVTSIDCVAPFAQYLANVMCCPQLETTLVILIGQSSKKTNMLALNGTLAKHCLSDFQQLLVSQGANDTLQHICSLHPANLTEGSCPVKDVREFETTVDSSSLLAACGKIDLVNECCEQTCQNAISEAAKKLALKAYDLLSMDGSHVLADHTTRVNDCKRIVHRWLASKLDPAGAKDVLRGLSNCKNNKVCPLAFPGMKNITKACGDGMNNQTTCCNTVERYVSHLQRQSFVTNLQALDCAASLGLKLQKANVSKNVYNLCHISLKDFSVQVAPEVSGCLLPSLPSDAILDQSTGISFVCDLNDNIPAPWPSMSQLPASSCNKSVRIPALPAVASGQISKGLNMWSHMLLMASMILGICCISNAAILAY, from the exons ATGATCT GCTTCCAAGACTCCAGTTGCAGCGCGGGCTCTCTAATCAAGGACATAAAGGAGGATGAACTTTTGCCAGAGATCTCCCCCAATGCTGCTCCACAGCCCCTTCTTCCCCTTTTTGCACCTTCTCCATTGGCACCTTTCACAAACAGCACTTTACCCAAATTATCCG GACTCTGTACACTGAACTTTGATGCTGTGAAAAGTATGATGGCCGTGACATCAATAGATTGTGTAGCACCATTTGCACAGTATCTGGCTAATGTCATGTGTTGCCCTCAACTGGAAACAACTCTTGTTATTCTTATTGGGCAGTCTAGTAAAAAAACAAATATGCTTGCATTAAATGGGACCCTTGCAAAGCATTGCCTTTCAGATTTTCAGCAACTTTTGGTGAGCCAGGGTGCCAATGATACTTTGCAGCATATATGCTCTCTCCATCCGGCAAATCTTACCGAAGGTTCTTGCCCAGTCAAAGATGTTCGTGAGTTTGAGACGACTGTGGACTCGTCTAGCCTACTTGCTGCCTGTGGCAAGATCGATCTTGTGAATGAATGCTGTGAGCAAACTTGCCAAAATGCTATATCAGAAGCTGCTAAAAAACTTGCACTTAAAGCATATGATCTTTTAAGCATGGATGGATCTCATGTGCTGGCTGATCACACGACCAGAGTTAACGACTGTAAAAGGATTGTACACCGATGGTTGGCAAGTAAACTTGACCCTGCTGGAGCAAAAGATGTTCTTAGAGGACTTTCTAATTGCAAAAACAATAAAG TGTGCCCTCTGGCTTTTCCTGGCATGAAAAATATTACAAAGGCTTGTGGGGATGGGATGAATAACCAAACAACATGCTGTAATACTGTTGAGAGGTATGTCTCTCACTTACAAAGGCAGAGCTTTGTCACCAACTTGCAAGCTTTGGATTGTGCTGCCTCACTTGGACTTAAGCTACAGAAAGCCAATGTTAGCAAAAATGTCTACAATCTTTGTCACATTAGCCTCAAGGATTTTTCCGTACAAG TTGCACCAGAAG TTTCGGGGTGTCTTTTGCCTAGTTTACCGTCGGATGCAATACTGGACCAAAGTACGGGGATCAGCTTTGTTTGCGATTTAAATGACAACATTCCGGCTCCTTGGCCATCTATGTCTCAGTTACCAGCTTCATCATGCAATAAGT CTGTGAGAATTCCTGCACTTCCTGCTGTAGCATCGGGGCAAATCA GTAAAGGATTGAATATGTGGTCACATATGCTACTGATGGCGTCGATGATATTGGGAATCTGCTGTATATCTAATGCTGCCATTCTTGCTTACTAG
- the LOC107775718 gene encoding putative GPI-anchored protein At1g61900 isoform X4 → MMAVTSIDCVAPFAQYLANVMCCPQLETTLVILIGQSSKKTNMLALNGTLAKHCLSDFQQLLVSQGANDTLQHICSLHPANLTEGSCPVKDVREFETTVDSSSLLAACGKIDLVNECCEQTCQNAISEAAKKLALKAYDLLSMDGSHVLADHTTRVNDCKRIVHRWLASKLDPAGAKDVLRGLSNCKNNKVCPLAFPGMKNITKACGDGMNNQTTCCNTVERYVSHLQRQSFVTNLQALDCAASLGLKLQKANVSKNVYNLCHISLKDFSVQVAPEVSGCLLPSLPSDAILDQSTGISFVCDLNDNIPAPWPSMSQLPASSCNKSVRIPALPAVASGQISKGLNMWSHMLLMASMILGICCISNAAILAY, encoded by the exons ATGATGGCCGTGACATCAATAGATTGTGTAGCACCATTTGCACAGTATCTGGCTAATGTCATGTGTTGCCCTCAACTGGAAACAACTCTTGTTATTCTTATTGGGCAGTCTAGTAAAAAAACAAATATGCTTGCATTAAATGGGACCCTTGCAAAGCATTGCCTTTCAGATTTTCAGCAACTTTTGGTGAGCCAGGGTGCCAATGATACTTTGCAGCATATATGCTCTCTCCATCCGGCAAATCTTACCGAAGGTTCTTGCCCAGTCAAAGATGTTCGTGAGTTTGAGACGACTGTGGACTCGTCTAGCCTACTTGCTGCCTGTGGCAAGATCGATCTTGTGAATGAATGCTGTGAGCAAACTTGCCAAAATGCTATATCAGAAGCTGCTAAAAAACTTGCACTTAAAGCATATGATCTTTTAAGCATGGATGGATCTCATGTGCTGGCTGATCACACGACCAGAGTTAACGACTGTAAAAGGATTGTACACCGATGGTTGGCAAGTAAACTTGACCCTGCTGGAGCAAAAGATGTTCTTAGAGGACTTTCTAATTGCAAAAACAATAAAG TGTGCCCTCTGGCTTTTCCTGGCATGAAAAATATTACAAAGGCTTGTGGGGATGGGATGAATAACCAAACAACATGCTGTAATACTGTTGAGAGGTATGTCTCTCACTTACAAAGGCAGAGCTTTGTCACCAACTTGCAAGCTTTGGATTGTGCTGCCTCACTTGGACTTAAGCTACAGAAAGCCAATGTTAGCAAAAATGTCTACAATCTTTGTCACATTAGCCTCAAGGATTTTTCCGTACAAG TTGCACCAGAAG TTTCGGGGTGTCTTTTGCCTAGTTTACCGTCGGATGCAATACTGGACCAAAGTACGGGGATCAGCTTTGTTTGCGATTTAAATGACAACATTCCGGCTCCTTGGCCATCTATGTCTCAGTTACCAGCTTCATCATGCAATAAGT CTGTGAGAATTCCTGCACTTCCTGCTGTAGCATCGGGGCAAATCA GTAAAGGATTGAATATGTGGTCACATATGCTACTGATGGCGTCGATGATATTGGGAATCTGCTGTATATCTAATGCTGCCATTCTTGCTTACTAG
- the LOC142175123 gene encoding uncharacterized protein LOC142175123 — MTTFLNKQHVYLKIEKEAPEDIKHRKAQFLIYKSLNKADSVVSQRKNVLWLKVKFCKLKIKIGRRLNTLKKGILLTFSVAKGGVYKQFICKLKSLKKMLVSREDMVGLPPVFS; from the coding sequence ATGACTACTTTTCTCAATAAACAACATGTTTATTTGAAGATTGAAAAGGAAGCCCCAGAAGATATAAAACATAGAAAAGCACAGTTCTTGATTTACAAGTCATTAAATAAAGCAGATTCTGTTGTGTCTCAAAGGAAGAATGTCCTATGGCTGAAAGTGAAATTCTGTAAGTTGAAGATCAAGATTGGAAGGAGATTAAATACGCTAAAAAAGGGCATATTGTTAACATTTTCTGTTGCTAAAGGTGGGGTTTACAAACAATTTATTTGCAAATtgaaatctttaaagaaaatgCTTGTGAGTAGAGAAGACATGGTTGGTCTTCCTCCAGTGTTCTCTTGA
- the LOC107775718 gene encoding putative GPI-anchored protein At1g61900 isoform X2, which yields MRGGVSGSFKLELLVVFILLLCFQDSSCSAGSLIKDIKEDELLPEISPNAAPQPLLPLFAPSPLAPFTNSTLPKLSGLCTLNFDAVKSMMAVTSIDCVAPFAQYLANVMCCPQLETTLVILIGQSSKKTNMLALNGTLAKHCLSDFQQLLVSQGANDTLQHICSLHPANLTEGSCPVKDVREFETTVDSSSLLAACGKIDLVNECCEQTCQNAISEAAKKLALKAYDLLSMDGSHVLADHTTRVNDCKRIVHRWLASKLDPAGAKDVLRGLSNCKNNKVCPLAFPGMKNITKACGDGMNNQTTCCNTVERYVSHLQRQSFVTNLQALDCAASLGLKLQKANVSKNVYNLCHISLKDFSVQVSGCLLPSLPSDAILDQSTGISFVCDLNDNIPAPWPSMSQLPASSCNKSVRIPALPAVASGQISKGLNMWSHMLLMASMILGICCISNAAILAY from the exons ATGAGAGGAGGGGTCAGTGGAAGTTTCAAACTTGAGCTTCTGGTTGTATTTATACTGCTGCTTT GCTTCCAAGACTCCAGTTGCAGCGCGGGCTCTCTAATCAAGGACATAAAGGAGGATGAACTTTTGCCAGAGATCTCCCCCAATGCTGCTCCACAGCCCCTTCTTCCCCTTTTTGCACCTTCTCCATTGGCACCTTTCACAAACAGCACTTTACCCAAATTATCCG GACTCTGTACACTGAACTTTGATGCTGTGAAAAGTATGATGGCCGTGACATCAATAGATTGTGTAGCACCATTTGCACAGTATCTGGCTAATGTCATGTGTTGCCCTCAACTGGAAACAACTCTTGTTATTCTTATTGGGCAGTCTAGTAAAAAAACAAATATGCTTGCATTAAATGGGACCCTTGCAAAGCATTGCCTTTCAGATTTTCAGCAACTTTTGGTGAGCCAGGGTGCCAATGATACTTTGCAGCATATATGCTCTCTCCATCCGGCAAATCTTACCGAAGGTTCTTGCCCAGTCAAAGATGTTCGTGAGTTTGAGACGACTGTGGACTCGTCTAGCCTACTTGCTGCCTGTGGCAAGATCGATCTTGTGAATGAATGCTGTGAGCAAACTTGCCAAAATGCTATATCAGAAGCTGCTAAAAAACTTGCACTTAAAGCATATGATCTTTTAAGCATGGATGGATCTCATGTGCTGGCTGATCACACGACCAGAGTTAACGACTGTAAAAGGATTGTACACCGATGGTTGGCAAGTAAACTTGACCCTGCTGGAGCAAAAGATGTTCTTAGAGGACTTTCTAATTGCAAAAACAATAAAG TGTGCCCTCTGGCTTTTCCTGGCATGAAAAATATTACAAAGGCTTGTGGGGATGGGATGAATAACCAAACAACATGCTGTAATACTGTTGAGAGGTATGTCTCTCACTTACAAAGGCAGAGCTTTGTCACCAACTTGCAAGCTTTGGATTGTGCTGCCTCACTTGGACTTAAGCTACAGAAAGCCAATGTTAGCAAAAATGTCTACAATCTTTGTCACATTAGCCTCAAGGATTTTTCCGTACAAG TTTCGGGGTGTCTTTTGCCTAGTTTACCGTCGGATGCAATACTGGACCAAAGTACGGGGATCAGCTTTGTTTGCGATTTAAATGACAACATTCCGGCTCCTTGGCCATCTATGTCTCAGTTACCAGCTTCATCATGCAATAAGT CTGTGAGAATTCCTGCACTTCCTGCTGTAGCATCGGGGCAAATCA GTAAAGGATTGAATATGTGGTCACATATGCTACTGATGGCGTCGATGATATTGGGAATCTGCTGTATATCTAATGCTGCCATTCTTGCTTACTAG
- the LOC107775718 gene encoding putative GPI-anchored protein At1g61900 isoform X1, translating into MRGGVSGSFKLELLVVFILLLCFQDSSCSAGSLIKDIKEDELLPEISPNAAPQPLLPLFAPSPLAPFTNSTLPKLSGLCTLNFDAVKSMMAVTSIDCVAPFAQYLANVMCCPQLETTLVILIGQSSKKTNMLALNGTLAKHCLSDFQQLLVSQGANDTLQHICSLHPANLTEGSCPVKDVREFETTVDSSSLLAACGKIDLVNECCEQTCQNAISEAAKKLALKAYDLLSMDGSHVLADHTTRVNDCKRIVHRWLASKLDPAGAKDVLRGLSNCKNNKVCPLAFPGMKNITKACGDGMNNQTTCCNTVERYVSHLQRQSFVTNLQALDCAASLGLKLQKANVSKNVYNLCHISLKDFSVQVAPEVSGCLLPSLPSDAILDQSTGISFVCDLNDNIPAPWPSMSQLPASSCNKSVRIPALPAVASGQISKGLNMWSHMLLMASMILGICCISNAAILAY; encoded by the exons ATGAGAGGAGGGGTCAGTGGAAGTTTCAAACTTGAGCTTCTGGTTGTATTTATACTGCTGCTTT GCTTCCAAGACTCCAGTTGCAGCGCGGGCTCTCTAATCAAGGACATAAAGGAGGATGAACTTTTGCCAGAGATCTCCCCCAATGCTGCTCCACAGCCCCTTCTTCCCCTTTTTGCACCTTCTCCATTGGCACCTTTCACAAACAGCACTTTACCCAAATTATCCG GACTCTGTACACTGAACTTTGATGCTGTGAAAAGTATGATGGCCGTGACATCAATAGATTGTGTAGCACCATTTGCACAGTATCTGGCTAATGTCATGTGTTGCCCTCAACTGGAAACAACTCTTGTTATTCTTATTGGGCAGTCTAGTAAAAAAACAAATATGCTTGCATTAAATGGGACCCTTGCAAAGCATTGCCTTTCAGATTTTCAGCAACTTTTGGTGAGCCAGGGTGCCAATGATACTTTGCAGCATATATGCTCTCTCCATCCGGCAAATCTTACCGAAGGTTCTTGCCCAGTCAAAGATGTTCGTGAGTTTGAGACGACTGTGGACTCGTCTAGCCTACTTGCTGCCTGTGGCAAGATCGATCTTGTGAATGAATGCTGTGAGCAAACTTGCCAAAATGCTATATCAGAAGCTGCTAAAAAACTTGCACTTAAAGCATATGATCTTTTAAGCATGGATGGATCTCATGTGCTGGCTGATCACACGACCAGAGTTAACGACTGTAAAAGGATTGTACACCGATGGTTGGCAAGTAAACTTGACCCTGCTGGAGCAAAAGATGTTCTTAGAGGACTTTCTAATTGCAAAAACAATAAAG TGTGCCCTCTGGCTTTTCCTGGCATGAAAAATATTACAAAGGCTTGTGGGGATGGGATGAATAACCAAACAACATGCTGTAATACTGTTGAGAGGTATGTCTCTCACTTACAAAGGCAGAGCTTTGTCACCAACTTGCAAGCTTTGGATTGTGCTGCCTCACTTGGACTTAAGCTACAGAAAGCCAATGTTAGCAAAAATGTCTACAATCTTTGTCACATTAGCCTCAAGGATTTTTCCGTACAAG TTGCACCAGAAG TTTCGGGGTGTCTTTTGCCTAGTTTACCGTCGGATGCAATACTGGACCAAAGTACGGGGATCAGCTTTGTTTGCGATTTAAATGACAACATTCCGGCTCCTTGGCCATCTATGTCTCAGTTACCAGCTTCATCATGCAATAAGT CTGTGAGAATTCCTGCACTTCCTGCTGTAGCATCGGGGCAAATCA GTAAAGGATTGAATATGTGGTCACATATGCTACTGATGGCGTCGATGATATTGGGAATCTGCTGTATATCTAATGCTGCCATTCTTGCTTACTAG